The following nucleotide sequence is from Halanaerobiales bacterium.
CCAACAATTATCATATCATAATTTTCACTCATTTTATTTCCTCCCTGTATAATTATTTAATGCTTTTAATCCCACTACTAATTAAAGAATGATCTATAACCTGATAATCCTCCAGAATATCAGCTGGATATTCTTTTTCTATTTTATTTTTTTGAAATTGTTTTAATTTTTCTATTGCTTTTTCTATTGTTTTTAAGGACTCATAATTAAGCCCATTATCTTTTTCAATTAAAATTGAACGATAAGGATTTTGAGCAGGTTTTACACTTCCAGCTAAAGGATGGCTAATAAGATTATAACCTTTATGTATAAAATCTCTCACTTTAATCATTACTTGATCCAAATCATCACATAATTTTAATTTAATATCTAAGTCATTTCCTAGATTTTCATCTTCTATTTCTTTTTTTACTAATGGATTATTAGTTACTAGCAAATATTTGCTCACTTATTCCACCCTCTTATATTCTTTAATTAACAGACAAAATATTTTTAATTCTTTTATTTTTTTAAAATAACTAATAGTTTATGAACATTTTCACTAATTAAACAATTAAAAAAGAGCAGCAATGGTTAACTAAACCATTACTACTCTGTCTTTTTAACCTGAGAGATTATTCGGCTTAACCGAATTGCTCCTTCGGTATTAACTATTTTCCAGAGCTGTGTCAGAAAATGGTCCTTTTACCTGAAAGTTTCATTCCTGAATATGGTTTTTACAGAAATTTACCCCTTCGGTACCCAAAAAATTGGGTTTCTCCCATTTACTTCAGCCACAACTATTATTTGTTTGTTATTTTTTTAACATCATTTTCAATTAAATTATAACTAAACTTCTATGAATTGTCAACCAAAAATTAAAATATTTTTTTTATTCTAATACTTCTATCATTTCAGGCTGGAATGTACCCATAACTTTCAACCTAAAGTTCATAATTCTTATTAATAAAAAAGATAGAAAAAAGAATGTTAGGGAACCCAATATACCTGTAATTTCACCTGTACCATAACCCAATGTAGCTAGAGAAAAATTAGTTAAAAAATAACCCCCAATTAAACTAATAATAGGAAAAAGATAAACTATTAATGAAGCTAAAACTAAAGTCTTTTTGCCCAACTCCAATTTAACATAATTCCCCTCTTCGGCTCCCATGGTATTACTAACTTCTACATCTATTTCATCAGTTTCATGGCTGGTGCCCGCCATTCCACAATCTTTATCACATTTACTACAGGCAGAATTTCTAATAACTCTTACTAATACATTTTCTCCTCTTTTTTCAACAACCTGAGCTAACTCTTCCATTAATCTGCCTCCTTTCAAAATCAACTTTATATTTAGTTCTGTTATATTATAACTTAAAAAAATCAAAAAATCAATAAACTGAAAATGCAAAAGCCTCCATATTTCAGGAGGCTTAATAATAACAATCTTAAATTTACTTTACTACAATGTTAATTAGCTTTTTGGGTACAACAATTTCTTTAATTATTTCTTTTCCTGCAATGTATTCCTGTACTTTTTCTTCTTCTTTAGCTTTTTCCTTGAGATCTTCTTCAGAAATATCAGGACTAACATTAATTCTATCTCGTACTTTTCCATTAATTTGAATAACAATAGTAATCTCTTCTTTTTTAAGTGCTTTTTCTTTATAATCTGGCCAATCACATTCATGAATACTTCCTTCATAACCAATTTCATGCCACAATTCTTCAGTCATATGTGGGGCAAAAGGAGCAAGTAGAATAAGAATTTTATATAAACTTTCTTTAATAAGGTTATAATTTATATTTTCACCTTTGTTTAGATATTTATAAATTGTGTTTGTCAATTCCATTATTCTACTTATAGCAGTATTAAAACTGAGTCTTTCTCCTACATCTTCTGTAACATCTTTTATTGTTTGATGTAATTTTCTATATAATTCATTTTCCTGTTTATTAAATTTAGATACATCATATTCAATATTATCAATTTTAGTTAATTCCTGATAATTATCAGAAGCAATTCTCCAGACTCTATTAATAAATCTTTCTGCTCCTTCTACTCCTTCTTCATTCCATTCCAGATCTTTTTCTGGAGGAGCAGCAAAAAGCATAAATAGTCTGGTTACATCAGCTCCATATTTTTCAAGAATTTCTTTAGGGTCAACTACATTTCCTTTAGATTTTGACATTTTTGCTCCATCTTTTAGAACCATTCCCTGAGCTAACAAATTACTAAATGGTTCTTTATAAGAAACAAGATCCATATCATAAAGAACTTTAGTAAAGAAACGGGCATATAATAAATGGAGTATGGCATGCTCAATTCCACCAATGTATTGATCAACAGGCATCCAACTATCAGCTTTTTCTTTGCTAAAAGGTAATTTATCATTCTTAGAGTCAGCATAACGAAGGAAATACCAGGATGAATCAACAAAAGTATCCATAGTATCTGTTTCTCGGGTTGCCTCTCCCCCACATTTAGGACAGGTAGTATTTACAAAATCATCAACCTCTTTTAAAGGTGATTCACCTGTAGGTTTAAATTCAACATCATGAGGAAGCTCTACTGGTAATTCATCTTCTGGAATGGGTACAACTCCACAATTTTCACAATAAACTACAGGAATTGGAGTACCCCAATATCTCTGACGGGAAATAAGCCAATCTCTAAGACGGTAATTTTTTTCACGATGGCCAATACCATTTTCTTCAAAATAATCAGCTATCTCCTCAAATGCTTCCTCAACACTTAAACCATTATATTCACCTGAGTTTATCAAATGACCATCTTCAGAATAGGCTTCTTCAAGATCTTCCTCTTTTAGTTCTTTTTCTCTATCTTCAGGTTGAATTACAGGTGTAATAGAAATATCATATTTTTTAGCAAAATCAAAGTCACGTTGATCATGTGCCGGAACAGCCATAATAGCTCCTGTTCCATAACTCATTAGAACATAATTACCAATCATAATTGGAATCTTTTTACCAGTCATTGGATTTATTGCATATTCACCGGTAAACATACCTTCTTTTTCTGACTCAGAAGAAGTTCTTTCCTCTTCTTCTTCATTTTTTACTTTTTCCACAAAATTCTCTAGTTCTTCTTTTTTATCACTATTTTTTATAAATTTATCAACTAAAGGATGTTCAGGAGCCAAAACCATATAAGTAGCACCATATATAGTATCAGGTCTTGTTGTAAAAACATCCATTTCTTCATCATAATCTGCAACCTGAAACTTAATTCTTGTTCCTTCACTCCTGCCAATCCAATTTTTTTGCATTAACTTAACTCTTTCAGGCCATTCCTCTAAAATGTCAATATCATCTAAAAGTCGATCAGCATACTCTGTTATCTTAAAAAAC
It contains:
- a CDS encoding GrdX family protein, which translates into the protein MSKYLLVTNNPLVKKEIEDENLGNDLDIKLKLCDDLDQVMIKVRDFIHKGYNLISHPLAGSVKPAQNPYRSILIEKDNGLNYESLKTIEKAIEKLKQFQKNKIEKEYPADILEDYQVIDHSLISSGIKSIK
- a CDS encoding SoxR reducing system RseC family protein, whose translation is MEELAQVVEKRGENVLVRVIRNSACSKCDKDCGMAGTSHETDEIDVEVSNTMGAEEGNYVKLELGKKTLVLASLIVYLFPIISLIGGYFLTNFSLATLGYGTGEITGILGSLTFFFLSFLLIRIMNFRLKVMGTFQPEMIEVLE
- the leuS gene encoding leucine--tRNA ligase, which translates into the protein SYDWNREVVTASKDYYEWNQWLFLKMYEKGLAYKDESAVNWCPSCETVLANEQVVNEACERCGTKVEKKELEQWFFKITEYADRLLDDIDILEEWPERVKLMQKNWIGRSEGTRIKFQVADYDEEMDVFTTRPDTIYGATYMVLAPEHPLVDKFIKNSDKKEELENFVEKVKNEEEEERTSSESEKEGMFTGEYAINPMTGKKIPIMIGNYVLMSYGTGAIMAVPAHDQRDFDFAKKYDISITPVIQPEDREKELKEEDLEEAYSEDGHLINSGEYNGLSVEEAFEEIADYFEENGIGHREKNYRLRDWLISRQRYWGTPIPVVYCENCGVVPIPEDELPVELPHDVEFKPTGESPLKEVDDFVNTTCPKCGGEATRETDTMDTFVDSSWYFLRYADSKNDKLPFSKEKADSWMPVDQYIGGIEHAILHLLYARFFTKVLYDMDLVSYKEPFSNLLAQGMVLKDGAKMSKSKGNVVDPKEILEKYGADVTRLFMLFAAPPEKDLEWNEEGVEGAERFINRVWRIASDNYQELTKIDNIEYDVSKFNKQENELYRKLHQTIKDVTEDVGERLSFNTAISRIMELTNTIYKYLNKGENINYNLIKESLYKILILLAPFAPHMTEELWHEIGYEGSIHECDWPDYKEKALKKEEITIVIQINGKVRDRINVSPDISEEDLKEKAKEEEKVQEYIAGKEIIKEIVVPKKLINIVVK